The Luteimonas sp. YGD11-2 genome has a window encoding:
- the cydB gene encoding cytochrome d ubiquinol oxidase subunit II, whose translation MDMETVLPVIWFGVIGFGVLMYVLLDGFVLGLGILAPFADDGHQLDQMMNTAAPIWDGNETWLVLGGVALLAAFPAAYALVLSALYLPVLLMLIALIFRGVAFEFRFKARRARRFWGGAFAVGSLLATFAQGVILGALVEGMPLQEGRYVGGALGWFSPFSMLTGMAVVFGYALLGSTWLILKTEGRLQQIARTLTRPLVLVVAAFMGLVSAWLPFLESQVMERWFEGNNFLWLSPVPLLVLANAVLLWRAAMREGRDATPFLLTLCFFFLGFVGLVLGMWPNIVPPTLSIWEASSPTSSQGFLLVGLVVLLPLILGYTGWSYYVFRGKIGSDSGYH comes from the coding sequence ATGGACATGGAAACCGTGCTGCCGGTGATCTGGTTCGGAGTGATCGGCTTCGGCGTACTGATGTACGTGCTGCTCGACGGCTTCGTGCTCGGCCTGGGCATCCTCGCGCCGTTCGCCGATGACGGCCACCAGCTCGATCAGATGATGAACACCGCCGCGCCGATCTGGGATGGCAACGAGACCTGGCTGGTGCTGGGCGGCGTGGCCCTGCTGGCCGCCTTCCCCGCGGCGTATGCGCTGGTGTTGTCGGCCCTCTACCTGCCGGTGCTGCTGATGCTCATCGCGCTGATCTTCCGCGGCGTCGCCTTCGAGTTCCGCTTCAAGGCCAGGCGGGCGCGTCGCTTCTGGGGCGGGGCCTTCGCGGTGGGCTCGCTGTTGGCGACGTTCGCGCAGGGGGTGATCCTCGGTGCGCTGGTCGAAGGCATGCCGTTGCAGGAAGGCCGCTACGTCGGCGGCGCACTCGGCTGGTTCAGCCCGTTCTCGATGCTGACGGGCATGGCGGTGGTGTTCGGCTATGCACTGCTGGGCAGCACCTGGCTGATCCTCAAGACCGAGGGCCGGCTGCAGCAGATCGCGCGCACGCTGACCCGGCCACTGGTGCTGGTGGTGGCGGCGTTCATGGGGCTGGTGAGCGCGTGGCTGCCGTTCCTGGAGTCGCAGGTCATGGAGCGCTGGTTCGAAGGCAACAACTTCCTGTGGCTGTCGCCGGTGCCGTTGCTGGTGCTGGCGAATGCGGTGCTGCTGTGGCGCGCGGCGATGCGCGAGGGCCGTGACGCGACGCCGTTCCTGCTGACCCTGTGCTTCTTCTTCCTCGGTTTCGTGGGGCTGGTGCTGGGCATGTGGCCCAACATCGTGCCGCCGACGCTGTCGATCTGGGAGGCGTCGTCGCCCACCTCGTCGCAGGGCTTCCTGCTGGTCGGGCTGGTGGTGCTGCTGCCGCTGATCCTCGGCTACACCGGGTGGTCGTACTACGTGTTCCGCGGCAAGATCGGCTCGGATTCCGGCTACCACTGA
- a CDS encoding cytochrome ubiquinol oxidase subunit I, with amino-acid sequence MDALLLSRIQFGFVISFHVLFPAFTVGLSSWLAFLQWRWLRTRDTIWRDMYFFWMKIFAISFGMGVVSGIVMSFQFGTNWSVLSERAGHILGPLLAYEVLTAFFLEASFLGVMLFGWRKVPEKLHFFSTCMVALGTLISTFWILSANSWLHTPAGFEMVGDMFHPVSWWQIIFNPSFPFRLAHMVLAAFITTCFVIGGAGAWYLRRGDHIEAGRRMLRLAVAFAAITVPLQIVVGDFHGLATSEYQPTKLAAMEGHWHHGEPGAGVPLVVFGVPDEANERNNFEVAIPRLGSVILTHSLDGEIEPLTAVPAEDRPPVAPVFFAFRVMVGIGLLMLALSVLSLWAWRRGRLYDTPWLLNGWRLMAPSGFIAVLAGWFVVEIGRQPWVVQGLLRTEDAVSDLEVSSVVISLSAFVLAYAIVFGAGGGYIYKLLRRGPMPFEPAPETEDGDRTPRRPLSAADGADEGDVSPPEPGGRAS; translated from the coding sequence GTGGACGCACTGCTGCTTTCGCGGATCCAGTTCGGGTTCGTGATCTCGTTCCACGTGCTGTTCCCGGCGTTCACGGTCGGCCTGTCGTCCTGGCTTGCGTTCCTGCAATGGCGCTGGCTGCGCACGCGCGACACGATCTGGCGCGACATGTACTTCTTCTGGATGAAGATCTTCGCGATCTCGTTCGGCATGGGCGTGGTGTCGGGCATCGTCATGAGCTTCCAGTTCGGCACCAACTGGTCGGTGCTGTCGGAACGCGCCGGCCACATCCTCGGGCCGCTGCTCGCCTACGAAGTGCTGACGGCGTTCTTCCTGGAAGCGTCGTTCCTGGGCGTGATGCTGTTCGGCTGGCGCAAGGTGCCGGAGAAGCTGCATTTCTTCTCCACCTGCATGGTCGCGCTGGGCACGCTGATCTCGACCTTCTGGATCCTCTCGGCCAACAGCTGGCTGCACACGCCCGCCGGTTTCGAGATGGTCGGCGACATGTTCCACCCGGTCAGCTGGTGGCAGATCATCTTCAATCCCTCGTTCCCGTTCAGGCTGGCGCACATGGTGCTCGCCGCCTTCATCACCACGTGCTTCGTCATCGGTGGTGCGGGTGCGTGGTACCTGCGGCGCGGCGACCACATCGAAGCCGGGCGGCGGATGCTCAGGCTGGCGGTCGCGTTCGCCGCGATCACCGTGCCCCTGCAGATCGTGGTCGGCGATTTCCATGGCCTGGCCACCTCCGAGTACCAGCCGACCAAGCTCGCCGCCATGGAAGGCCACTGGCACCACGGTGAGCCCGGGGCCGGCGTGCCGCTGGTCGTCTTCGGCGTGCCCGACGAGGCGAACGAGCGCAACAATTTCGAAGTGGCGATCCCGCGCCTGGGCAGCGTGATCCTCACCCACAGCCTGGATGGCGAGATCGAGCCGCTGACGGCGGTGCCGGCGGAGGATCGCCCGCCGGTGGCGCCGGTGTTCTTCGCGTTCCGGGTGATGGTGGGCATCGGGCTGCTCATGCTGGCGCTGAGCGTGCTTTCGCTGTGGGCCTGGCGGCGCGGGCGCCTGTACGACACGCCGTGGCTGTTGAACGGCTGGCGGCTGATGGCACCGAGCGGCTTCATCGCCGTGCTTGCCGGCTGGTTCGTGGTCGAGATCGGCCGCCAGCCGTGGGTGGTGCAGGGCCTGCTGCGGACCGAGGACGCGGTCAGCGACCTGGAGGTGTCGAGCGTGGTGATCTCGCTGAGCGCGTTCGTGCTGGCCTACGCGATCGTGTTCGGCGCGGGCGGCGGCTACATCTACAAGCTGCTGCGTCGCGGCCCGATGCCCTTCGAGCCGGCGCCCGAGACCGAAGACGGGGACCGCACGCCGAGGCGTCCGCTGTCGGCCGCCGACGGTGCCGACGAGGGCGATGTGTCGCCCCCCGAACCGGGCGGGAGGGCGAGCTGA
- a CDS encoding S9 family peptidase translates to MIRLLPLVLFLGAFAPALAQPAQPLTLHQVMADPDWIGPPVEQAWWSWDGRRAFYTLKRPDSIVRDTWVVPVDGGEGGERVDGPARADIDGMQAAYDRGRTRMAYVRNGDVFVRDLRNGALTQLGRGDERAASPMWGDDGALVWRVGNDRWFRWDPREDVTTAIVLRTEEDPAAAPKEDGLRELQLRLVDTLRVERERRDAQREQDADWRRADPTRAPAPIHLGRDVTIAASALSPDGRYVLVATEPKSADKGQGGRMPKYVTESGYEEFEDVRTRVGRNDPVAQTLWMVEVATGQAQKLALDALPGIDRDPLADLRRSAGQEPLNGVRAVRLEGQGPDVLRWAGDSRQAALMLHSVDNKDRWLVTVDAGATSPRLRHRLTDEAWINWSFNEFGWMPDNRTLWYLSEHSGYSHLYTSDGGTTRALTSGRWEASAPVLAADGSTFLFVCNRARPGDYEVCQVPATGGEVREVTALDGVEDFRESPDGRRLLVRHSSSYVPPQLAVIGVDGAGYRQLTDTRTAEFRGFDWLEPETVQVPSKHGAGTIWGKYYGPATMEPGREYPIVLFVHGAGYLQNVSDRYPNYFREQMFHNMLVQQGYIVLDLDFRASEGYGRDWRTAIYRQMGHPELEDYLDGIDWLVDTRQGDRDRVGIYGGSYGGFMAFMALMREPGVFKAGAALRPVTDWTQYNHAYTANILNTPAIDPEAYRVSSPMEYADRLQDHLLIAHGMIDDNVFYRDSVMMAQRLIELRKDKWELASYPMERHAYQHAASWYDQYRRIHELFERALKTTEDRN, encoded by the coding sequence ATGATCCGCCTGCTTCCGCTCGTCCTTTTCCTGGGCGCCTTCGCGCCTGCCCTCGCCCAGCCCGCCCAGCCGCTGACCCTGCACCAGGTGATGGCCGATCCGGACTGGATCGGCCCGCCGGTCGAACAGGCATGGTGGTCGTGGGACGGCCGGCGCGCCTTCTACACGCTCAAGCGCCCGGACAGCATCGTGCGCGACACCTGGGTGGTGCCGGTGGACGGTGGCGAGGGCGGCGAACGCGTCGACGGCCCGGCGCGGGCGGATATCGATGGCATGCAGGCCGCCTACGACCGCGGCCGCACGCGCATGGCCTACGTGCGCAATGGCGACGTGTTCGTGCGCGACCTGCGCAACGGCGCGCTGACCCAGCTCGGCCGCGGTGACGAGCGCGCGGCCTCACCGATGTGGGGCGACGACGGCGCGCTGGTATGGCGCGTCGGCAACGACCGCTGGTTCCGCTGGGATCCGCGCGAGGATGTCACCACCGCGATCGTGCTGCGCACCGAGGAGGATCCGGCTGCGGCGCCGAAGGAGGACGGCCTGCGCGAGCTGCAGCTGCGTCTGGTCGACACCCTGCGCGTGGAGCGCGAGCGCCGCGATGCCCAGCGCGAGCAGGATGCCGACTGGCGCCGTGCCGACCCCACCCGCGCGCCTGCGCCGATCCATCTTGGCCGCGACGTCACCATCGCCGCCAGTGCGCTGTCGCCCGATGGTCGCTACGTGCTGGTCGCCACCGAACCCAAGTCCGCCGACAAGGGCCAGGGCGGGCGCATGCCGAAGTACGTGACCGAATCGGGTTACGAGGAATTCGAGGACGTGCGCACCCGCGTCGGCCGCAACGACCCGGTCGCGCAGACGCTGTGGATGGTCGAGGTCGCCACCGGACAGGCGCAGAAGCTCGCGCTCGACGCGCTGCCCGGGATCGACCGCGATCCGCTTGCGGACCTGCGCCGCAGCGCCGGCCAGGAGCCGCTGAACGGCGTGCGCGCGGTGCGGCTGGAAGGCCAGGGCCCCGACGTGCTGCGCTGGGCGGGCGACAGCCGCCAGGCCGCGCTGATGCTGCATTCGGTCGACAACAAGGACCGCTGGCTGGTCACCGTGGACGCAGGCGCCACGTCGCCACGACTGCGTCACCGCCTCACCGACGAGGCATGGATCAACTGGAGCTTCAACGAGTTCGGCTGGATGCCGGACAACCGCACCCTGTGGTACCTGTCCGAGCACAGCGGGTACTCGCACCTCTACACCAGCGATGGCGGCACCACCCGCGCGCTGACCTCCGGGCGCTGGGAGGCCTCGGCGCCGGTGCTGGCCGCCGACGGCAGCACCTTCCTGTTCGTGTGCAACCGCGCCCGGCCGGGCGACTACGAGGTCTGCCAGGTCCCGGCCACCGGCGGCGAGGTGCGCGAAGTGACCGCGCTCGACGGCGTCGAGGATTTCCGCGAATCGCCGGACGGCCGCCGCCTGCTGGTGCGCCATTCCTCGAGCTACGTGCCGCCGCAGCTGGCGGTGATCGGCGTCGACGGCGCCGGCTACCGCCAGCTCACCGATACCCGCACCGCCGAATTCCGCGGCTTCGACTGGCTGGAGCCGGAAACCGTGCAGGTGCCGTCGAAGCACGGTGCCGGCACGATCTGGGGCAAGTACTACGGGCCGGCGACGATGGAGCCGGGCCGCGAGTATCCGATCGTGCTGTTCGTGCACGGCGCCGGCTACCTGCAGAACGTCAGCGACCGCTATCCGAACTACTTCCGCGAGCAGATGTTCCACAACATGCTGGTGCAGCAGGGCTACATCGTGCTGGACCTCGATTTCCGCGCATCGGAGGGTTACGGCCGCGACTGGCGCACGGCGATCTACCGGCAGATGGGCCACCCGGAACTCGAGGACTATCTGGACGGCATCGACTGGCTGGTCGACACCCGCCAGGGCGACCGCGACCGCGTCGGCATCTACGGCGGCAGCTACGGCGGCTTCATGGCCTTCATGGCGCTGATGCGCGAGCCGGGCGTGTTCAAGGCGGGTGCCGCGCTCCGCCCGGTCACCGACTGGACCCAGTACAACCACGCCTACACCGCCAACATCCTCAACACCCCGGCGATCGATCCCGAGGCCTACAGGGTGTCCTCGCCGATGGAGTACGCCGACCGCCTGCAGGACCACCTGCTGATCGCGCACGGCATGATCGACGACAACGTGTTCTACCGGGACTCGGTGATGATGGCGCAGCGGCTCATCGAGCTGCGCAAGGACAAGTGGGAGCTGGCGAGCTACCCGATGGAGCGCCATGCCTACCAGCACGCGGCATCCTGGTACGACCAGTACCGGCGCATCCACGAGCTGTTCGAGCGGGCGCTGAAGACGACGGAAGACCGGAACTGA
- the hemF gene encoding oxygen-dependent coproporphyrinogen oxidase encodes MDDIDTVRDYLTGLQDRICAAMEAADGTARFHEDAWTREPTPGSTALGGGGRTRVMREGAVFEQAGIGFSDVFGERLPPSATAARPELAGASWRATGVSLVFHPRNPHVPTTHANVRHFRAERDGETVAWWFGGGFDLTPFYPVDEDVLHWHRTARALCEPFGGQSRYDAHKKWCDEYFFLKHRGETRGVGGLFFDDLGEDFERDFAYMRAVGDGFLDAWLPIVERRRDTPYGDRERDFQLYRRGRYVEFNLVWDRGTLFGLQSGGRTESILMSLPPLARWEYGHVPEPGSAEARLADYLRPRDWLSELG; translated from the coding sequence ATGGATGACATCGACACCGTACGCGACTACCTCACCGGCCTCCAGGACCGCATCTGCGCGGCGATGGAGGCAGCCGATGGCACCGCGCGCTTCCACGAGGATGCGTGGACGCGTGAACCCACGCCCGGCAGCACCGCGCTCGGCGGAGGCGGACGCACCCGCGTCATGCGCGAGGGCGCGGTGTTCGAACAGGCGGGCATCGGCTTTTCCGACGTGTTCGGCGAGCGCCTGCCGCCCTCGGCGACCGCGGCGCGGCCGGAACTCGCCGGTGCATCGTGGCGCGCGACGGGGGTGTCGCTGGTGTTCCACCCGCGCAATCCGCATGTGCCCACCACCCATGCCAACGTGCGCCACTTCCGCGCCGAACGCGATGGCGAAACGGTGGCGTGGTGGTTCGGCGGCGGTTTCGACCTCACGCCGTTCTATCCGGTCGACGAGGACGTGCTGCACTGGCACCGCACCGCCCGCGCGCTGTGCGAACCGTTCGGCGGCCAGTCGCGCTACGACGCACACAAGAAGTGGTGCGACGAGTATTTCTTCCTGAAGCACCGCGGCGAGACCCGTGGCGTCGGCGGGCTGTTCTTCGACGACCTCGGCGAGGATTTCGAGCGCGACTTCGCCTACATGCGCGCGGTCGGCGACGGTTTTCTCGACGCGTGGCTGCCGATCGTGGAGCGGCGTCGCGACACCCCGTACGGCGACCGCGAGCGCGACTTCCAGCTCTACCGGCGCGGCCGCTATGTCGAATTCAACCTGGTGTGGGACCGCGGCACGCTGTTCGGGCTGCAGTCCGGCGGGCGCACCGAATCGATCCTGATGAGCCTGCCGCCGCTGGCGCGCTGGGAATACGGCCATGTGCCGGAGCCGGGCAGCGCGGAAGCACGCCTGGCCGACTACCTGCGCCCCCGCGACTGGCTGTCCGAGCTGGGCTGA
- a CDS encoding S46 family peptidase → MKHLLALAVASLVSASASAAEGMWTLDNLPTRALQSAYDFSPGEDWVRNAMRSSVRLAGGCSGSFVSGEGLVLTNAHCIVGCVQGLSSAENDRLNDGFVAGSRGEELQCPAEELNVLQEITDVTGRIAKVTAGKSGREYIDARNAEVSRIEDECVAGDASGRRCDVVSLYAGGQHHLYAYKRYQDVRLVFSPEYSVGFFGGDPDNFNFPRYNLDMGLLRAYENGQPAKVEHHFRINPAGAQPGELTMVTGHPGRTQRQLTVAQLERVRDVDLINNLLLLAERRAMLAQYSRGGEEAARQAQSDLTFTENSYKVFRGQLQALLDPQVFAAKRREEAELRTAAESSTPWDEIAQAQQVRRTLYYPHMLIGQQRAFDSRYFQFASILLRGGDERPKPNAERLPEFQDAGLARLEQTLFSKSPVYPGFETVKLTHSLSKFRELLGTDHPTVRQVFAGRSPEALAAELVGGTTLGDAAERERLWRGGKAAVDASEDPFIRLARALDAESRALRSRFESEVDAVEARNAESIARTRFAKYGTNVYPDATFTLRLSYGEVRGWNENGNEIAPYTQIGGVFERATGFAPYALPERWMEAKDELDLDARFNFVSTNDIIGGNSGSPVINRDAEVVGLAFDGNIHSLGGSFWYDETLNRTVSVHSAAMIEALDTVYDAGHLVEEMNPVDAR, encoded by the coding sequence ATGAAACACCTGCTTGCCCTGGCCGTCGCCAGTCTGGTCTCCGCTTCCGCGTCCGCCGCCGAGGGCATGTGGACGCTCGACAACCTGCCCACCCGCGCGCTGCAGTCCGCCTACGACTTCAGCCCGGGCGAAGACTGGGTGCGCAACGCGATGCGCTCCTCGGTGCGCCTGGCCGGCGGCTGCTCGGGCTCGTTCGTGTCCGGGGAGGGCCTGGTGCTGACCAACGCGCACTGCATCGTCGGCTGCGTGCAGGGCCTGTCGTCGGCGGAGAACGACCGCCTCAACGACGGTTTCGTGGCCGGTTCGCGCGGCGAGGAACTGCAGTGCCCGGCCGAGGAACTCAATGTGCTGCAGGAGATCACCGACGTCACCGGGCGCATCGCGAAGGTGACCGCGGGCAAGTCCGGGCGCGAGTACATCGATGCGCGCAACGCCGAGGTCTCGCGCATCGAGGACGAGTGCGTCGCCGGCGATGCATCGGGCAGGCGCTGCGACGTGGTGTCGCTGTACGCAGGCGGCCAGCACCACCTGTACGCCTACAAGCGCTACCAGGACGTGCGGCTGGTGTTCTCGCCGGAGTATTCGGTGGGCTTCTTCGGCGGCGACCCGGACAATTTCAATTTCCCGCGCTACAACCTCGACATGGGCCTGCTGCGTGCCTACGAGAATGGGCAGCCGGCAAAGGTCGAGCACCACTTCCGCATCAACCCGGCCGGCGCGCAGCCGGGCGAGCTGACCATGGTCACCGGCCACCCCGGCCGCACCCAGCGCCAGCTCACCGTCGCCCAGCTCGAGCGCGTACGCGACGTCGACCTCATCAACAACCTGCTGCTGCTGGCCGAGCGCCGCGCGATGCTGGCGCAGTACAGCCGCGGTGGCGAGGAAGCCGCGCGCCAGGCGCAGTCGGACCTCACCTTCACCGAGAACAGCTACAAGGTCTTCCGCGGCCAGCTGCAGGCGCTGCTCGATCCGCAGGTGTTCGCGGCCAAGCGCCGCGAGGAAGCGGAACTGCGCACTGCCGCCGAGTCGTCCACGCCATGGGACGAGATCGCGCAGGCGCAGCAGGTGCGGCGCACGCTGTATTACCCGCACATGCTGATCGGCCAGCAGCGTGCGTTCGACAGCCGCTACTTCCAGTTCGCATCCATCCTGCTGCGCGGCGGCGACGAGCGCCCGAAGCCCAATGCCGAGCGCCTGCCCGAGTTCCAGGATGCGGGCCTTGCGCGGCTGGAGCAGACACTGTTCTCGAAGTCGCCGGTGTACCCGGGGTTCGAGACGGTCAAGCTGACCCATTCGCTGAGCAAGTTCCGCGAACTGCTGGGCACCGACCACCCGACCGTGCGCCAGGTGTTCGCCGGCAGGTCGCCGGAAGCGCTGGCCGCGGAACTCGTCGGCGGCACGACGCTGGGTGATGCCGCCGAGCGCGAGCGCCTGTGGCGCGGAGGCAAGGCCGCGGTCGATGCCTCCGAGGATCCGTTCATCCGCCTCGCGCGTGCGCTGGATGCGGAATCGCGCGCGCTCCGCAGCCGCTTCGAATCCGAGGTCGATGCGGTGGAAGCGCGCAATGCCGAGTCGATCGCCCGCACCCGTTTCGCGAAGTACGGCACCAACGTCTATCCCGATGCCACCTTCACCCTGCGCCTGTCGTACGGCGAGGTGCGCGGCTGGAACGAGAACGGCAACGAGATCGCGCCGTACACGCAGATCGGTGGGGTGTTCGAGCGTGCCACCGGCTTCGCCCCGTACGCGCTTCCCGAGCGCTGGATGGAGGCGAAGGACGAGCTCGATCTCGATGCACGCTTCAACTTCGTCAGCACCAACGACATCATCGGCGGCAATTCAGGCAGCCCGGTGATCAACCGTGATGCCGAGGTGGTGGGCCTGGCCTTCGACGGCAACATCCATTCGCTGGGCGGCAGCTTCTGGTACGACGAGACGCTCAACCGCACGGTGTCGGTGCACAGCGCGGCGATGATCGAGGCGCTGGATACGGTGTATGACGCCGGCCACCTGGTCGAGGAAATGAACCCGGTCGACGCGCGCTGA
- a CDS encoding glucose 1-dehydrogenase encodes MTIHTLDGRTALVTGGARGIGAAIVRRLHAEGANVVITDLLDAEGEALAAGLGQRALFVHHDVADEAGWQAAVAAAVERFGALHVLVNNAGVYQPGAVEDTSTATFEWMVRVNQTGTFLGMKHALEPMKAAGGGSIVNISSIAGMVGFPGACAYVGTKWAVRGMTKTVALEFARHRIRVNSVHPGFIDTPMLAGNSDEANAAGIAATPLKRVGQPDDIAAAVAYLAGDGASFVTGTELVVDGGYVL; translated from the coding sequence ATGACCATCCACACGCTTGACGGCCGTACCGCCCTGGTGACTGGCGGCGCACGCGGCATCGGCGCAGCGATCGTGCGTCGGCTGCACGCCGAGGGCGCCAACGTGGTGATCACCGACCTCCTCGACGCCGAAGGTGAAGCGCTGGCGGCAGGACTCGGCCAGCGGGCCCTGTTCGTCCATCACGATGTCGCCGACGAGGCCGGCTGGCAGGCGGCGGTCGCCGCCGCGGTGGAGCGCTTCGGCGCCCTGCACGTGCTGGTCAACAACGCCGGCGTGTACCAGCCCGGCGCGGTCGAGGACACCAGCACTGCCACCTTCGAGTGGATGGTCCGGGTCAACCAGACCGGCACCTTCCTCGGCATGAAGCACGCGCTGGAGCCGATGAAGGCCGCCGGCGGGGGCAGCATCGTCAACATCTCCTCGATTGCCGGCATGGTGGGCTTCCCCGGCGCCTGCGCCTATGTCGGCACCAAGTGGGCGGTGCGCGGGATGACCAAGACCGTGGCCTTGGAGTTCGCCCGACATCGCATCCGCGTCAACTCGGTGCACCCGGGGTTCATCGACACGCCGATGCTGGCCGGCAACTCCGACGAGGCGAACGCGGCCGGCATCGCCGCGACGCCGTTGAAGCGGGTCGGGCAGCCGGACGACATCGCCGCCGCGGTGGCCTATCTGGCCGGCGACGGCGCGTCGTTCGTCACCGGCACCGAACTGGTCGTCGACGGCGGTTACGTGCTGTAG
- a CDS encoding universal stress protein: protein MYTHILATTDGSELALRGVAHAAALAAALDARLTVLTVSEPWNTALADPTGFGAAGELVNEYRAGAREQADACLAAAAALAGRHGVTAQVLHVEDRAPAEAIIDTAREHGCDLVVMASHGRSGLGRLLLGSQTQAVVGRSSVPVLVVR from the coding sequence ATGTACACCCACATCCTCGCCACCACTGACGGCTCGGAACTCGCCCTGCGTGGAGTGGCGCATGCCGCCGCCCTCGCCGCCGCACTGGACGCACGGCTGACAGTGCTGACGGTGTCGGAACCCTGGAACACGGCGCTGGCCGACCCCACCGGGTTCGGTGCCGCCGGCGAGCTGGTCAACGAATACCGCGCCGGTGCACGCGAACAGGCCGATGCCTGCCTCGCCGCGGCAGCCGCGCTCGCCGGCCGTCACGGGGTGACGGCGCAGGTGCTGCACGTGGAGGACCGCGCACCCGCGGAGGCGATCATCGACACCGCACGCGAGCACGGCTGCGACCTGGTGGTGATGGCATCGCACGGGCGCAGCGGCCTCGGCCGGCTGCTGCTGGGCAGCCAGACCCAGGCCGTGGTCGGACGCAGCAGCGTGCCGGTGCTGGTGGTGCGCTGA